The Streptomyces sp. NBC_00344 genome includes a window with the following:
- a CDS encoding GOLPH3/VPS74 family protein has protein sequence MSRAEPTLPEELLLLALDPQRGKPYCSDRYLRYAMAGAVLAELELQGRISASRDRVQVIKPLAPPDPLLAQIMASLPAPDKRGSAGGFGCRGWIRRTGRQVAGLYLDHLVKYGVLRREVHRFLGVFPYVRHPAGPENWSPQVRSRFAAAEAGGFPDRRSRLLAGFAAAIGLGRTIAQGGRASRAAMREAMHAEWAPNAVYRNVRQDKANRSGG, from the coding sequence ATGAGCCGGGCGGAACCGACCCTGCCCGAAGAGCTGTTGCTGCTCGCGCTGGACCCGCAGCGGGGCAAGCCGTACTGCAGCGACCGCTACCTCCGGTACGCGATGGCCGGGGCGGTCCTGGCCGAGCTCGAACTCCAGGGCCGGATCTCCGCGTCACGCGACCGGGTGCAGGTGATCAAGCCGCTCGCGCCGCCCGATCCGCTGCTCGCTCAGATCATGGCGTCCCTGCCGGCCCCGGACAAGCGCGGGTCCGCCGGCGGCTTCGGCTGCCGGGGATGGATCCGGCGCACCGGCCGGCAGGTGGCGGGCCTGTATCTGGACCACCTGGTGAAGTACGGCGTCCTGCGCCGCGAGGTACACCGCTTCCTGGGCGTGTTCCCGTACGTCCGCCACCCGGCCGGCCCGGAGAACTGGTCACCCCAGGTCCGCTCCCGCTTCGCGGCGGCGGAAGCCGGCGGCTTCCCGGACCGCCGGAGCCGGCTGCTGGCCGGATTCGCGGCGGCCATCGGTCTGGGGCGGACGATCGCACAGGGCGGAAGGGCGTCACGGGCGGCGATGCGTGAGGCCATGCACGCGGAGTGGGCGCCCAACGCGGTGTACCGCAACGTCAGACAGGACAAGGCCAACCGGAGCGGCGGCTGA
- a CDS encoding GntR family transcriptional regulator: MPAERTREHTAPVAAARRRRLRADQARQLADLLRRQVLTGVFSGGVLPHEDAIGTDYRMSRNTVRQALDLLRAEQLIERQPGVGTVVVCEKYSHGLNRLQGLAETLYEQGQVTNEVRTVCPVPAPAPVAGRLRIPQHTDVLYIERLRRLNGLPLSLDLTYVPMDIGSRLLGCDLENTDVFRLLESLSGQPLGTAEITLEAVNADAHSAAVLQAPRGAAVLMLERLTHLSDGRPVDLEFIRFRGDRISMSGLLHRAR; encoded by the coding sequence ATGCCAGCCGAACGCACCCGTGAGCACACCGCGCCGGTCGCCGCCGCGCGGCGGCGACGGCTCCGTGCCGACCAGGCACGGCAGCTCGCCGACCTGCTGCGCCGCCAGGTGCTCACCGGTGTGTTCTCCGGTGGCGTACTGCCCCACGAGGACGCGATCGGCACCGACTACCGGATGTCGCGCAACACCGTCAGGCAGGCGCTCGACCTGCTCCGCGCGGAGCAGCTCATCGAGCGGCAGCCGGGTGTCGGCACCGTCGTGGTCTGCGAGAAGTACTCCCACGGCCTGAACAGACTGCAGGGGCTCGCCGAGACCCTGTACGAGCAGGGGCAGGTCACCAACGAGGTGCGCACGGTCTGTCCGGTGCCCGCCCCCGCTCCCGTCGCCGGACGGCTGCGGATCCCCCAGCACACCGATGTGCTGTACATCGAGCGGCTGCGGCGGCTGAACGGACTGCCGCTCTCCCTCGACCTCACCTACGTCCCGATGGACATCGGGAGCCGACTGCTGGGCTGCGACCTGGAGAACACGGATGTGTTCCGGCTCCTCGAGAGCCTCAGCGGGCAGCCGCTGGGCACCGCCGAGATCACCCTTGAGGCCGTCAACGCCGACGCGCACTCCGCCGCCGTGCTCCAGGCTCCGCGTGGCGCTGCCGTGCTGATGCTGGAACGGCTCACCCATCTCTCCGACGGCAGGCCCGTCGACCTCGAGTTCATCCGCTTCCGCGGCGACCGGATCTCCATGAGCGGGCTGCTGCACCGCGCCCGCTGA
- a CDS encoding FAD-dependent oxidoreductase: MIRPVAVIGAGPYGLSAAAHLMWRGVPVRVFGSAMASWRERMPAGMLLKSTPVASSIDAPQPGHRLVDFCADTGTTRYESDWDLIRVEDFAAYGDWFAARLLPGVEDVRVVSVDRTPSGSFELKLDSGEVFEARAVVVATGLSGLARMPYAMDRLAADPTAGGLVSHTSHHRDLTRFAGQDVVVVGAGQSALENAVLMAEAGASSVRIVARTRGAVAFGDAPDRQPRLAPVTPFGNAWSLWALSNHATRVRHLPAPARHYLVRRVLGPLGAWWLRDRFTGRVRVTEGRRVVRARARGGRPVLTLSGGGGVSAELTADHVMAATGYRMDVAALGFLGSGLRAALVTSRGAPVLDGGYGSSVPGLHFTGIQAASSFGPLMRFVVGTEYASPRLAAALSGRG; the protein is encoded by the coding sequence ATGATTCGTCCGGTGGCTGTCATCGGGGCGGGGCCTTACGGGCTGTCCGCCGCCGCCCATCTGATGTGGCGCGGCGTCCCGGTCCGGGTCTTCGGCTCGGCCATGGCGAGCTGGCGGGAGCGGATGCCCGCCGGAATGCTGCTGAAGTCGACCCCGGTCGCTTCCAGTATCGACGCACCGCAGCCGGGACACCGGCTGGTCGACTTCTGCGCGGACACCGGGACCACCCGCTACGAGTCGGACTGGGACCTGATCCGGGTGGAGGACTTCGCCGCGTACGGCGACTGGTTCGCGGCCCGGCTGCTGCCCGGCGTTGAGGACGTCAGGGTGGTGTCAGTGGACCGGACCCCCAGCGGGTCCTTCGAGCTGAAGCTGGACTCGGGGGAGGTGTTCGAGGCCCGAGCGGTGGTGGTCGCCACCGGGCTGTCGGGGCTGGCCCGGATGCCGTATGCGATGGACCGCCTCGCCGCGGACCCGACGGCGGGCGGCCTGGTCTCGCACACCTCCCACCACCGCGATCTGACCCGTTTCGCCGGGCAGGACGTCGTGGTCGTCGGCGCCGGTCAGTCCGCACTGGAGAACGCCGTGCTGATGGCGGAGGCAGGCGCGTCGTCGGTCCGGATCGTGGCCAGGACGCGGGGCGCGGTGGCCTTCGGTGACGCCCCCGACCGTCAGCCGCGGCTTGCTCCCGTCACCCCCTTCGGCAATGCCTGGTCGCTCTGGGCGCTGTCGAACCATGCCACCCGTGTCCGCCATCTGCCCGCACCGGCCAGGCACTATCTGGTCCGGCGGGTACTCGGACCGCTGGGCGCGTGGTGGCTGCGGGACCGCTTCACCGGGCGGGTCCGGGTCACCGAGGGGCGGCGCGTGGTCCGCGCGCGGGCTCGGGGAGGCAGGCCGGTGCTGACGCTCAGCGGCGGGGGCGGTGTCTCGGCGGAGCTGACGGCGGATCATGTGATGGCGGCGACCGGCTACCGGATGGACGTGGCGGCGCTCGGCTTCCTGGGCAGCGGACTGCGGGCGGCGCTGGTGACAAGCCGTGGCGCGCCGGTGCTGGACGGGGGATACGGCTCTTCGGTGCCGGGGCTGCACTTCACCGGGATCCAGGCGGCTTCGTCGTTCGGGCCCCTGATGCGGTTCGTGGTGGGCACCGAGTACGCGTCGCCCCGGCTTGCCGCGGCGTTGTCCGGGCGCGGGTGA
- a CDS encoding polyprenyl synthetase family protein, protein MTVVGPFGLSVRDQALEADVQAGLAAVEAGLLDATKSEVPFITEAAQHLVHAGGKRFRPLIVMLAAQFGDPYAPGVVPSAVVVELTHLATLYHDDVMDEADVRRGVDSANARWDNSVAVLTGDFLFARASHILADLGPEAVRIQAEAFERLVTGQILETAGPQDGRDPVAHYLDVIAGKTGSLVAVSGRFGAMMSGADEGVVDILTQYGERLGTAFQLADDVLDIASDSHESGKTPGTDLREGIPTLPVLHLRALAAAHGKPDDLALVELLDGDLSDDARCAEALRLMRAHPALEQARRDTVRYAEEARASLAPLKKCYAKAALEELCGAVVHRVG, encoded by the coding sequence GTGACCGTCGTCGGGCCGTTCGGGCTGAGCGTGCGGGACCAGGCACTTGAGGCCGATGTCCAGGCGGGATTGGCGGCTGTCGAGGCCGGATTGCTCGACGCCACCAAGAGCGAGGTCCCCTTCATCACCGAAGCCGCGCAGCATCTGGTGCACGCCGGGGGCAAACGCTTCCGCCCGCTGATCGTGATGCTTGCCGCGCAGTTCGGGGACCCCTACGCCCCCGGAGTGGTCCCCTCCGCCGTGGTGGTCGAACTGACCCATCTGGCGACGCTCTACCACGACGACGTGATGGACGAGGCCGACGTGCGGCGCGGGGTGGACAGCGCCAATGCCCGCTGGGACAACTCCGTCGCGGTCCTGACAGGTGACTTCCTCTTCGCCCGGGCCTCGCACATCCTGGCCGATCTGGGCCCCGAGGCGGTCCGGATCCAGGCCGAGGCGTTCGAACGCCTGGTGACCGGACAGATCCTCGAGACCGCGGGGCCCCAGGACGGCCGGGACCCCGTCGCGCACTACCTGGACGTGATCGCGGGCAAGACCGGGTCGCTGGTCGCCGTTTCGGGGCGGTTCGGCGCGATGATGTCCGGCGCCGACGAGGGGGTCGTGGACATCCTCACCCAGTACGGTGAGCGGCTCGGTACGGCGTTCCAGCTGGCCGACGACGTGCTGGACATCGCGAGCGACAGCCACGAGTCGGGCAAGACCCCGGGCACGGACCTGCGTGAGGGCATCCCGACGCTGCCGGTACTGCATCTGCGCGCCCTGGCCGCCGCGCACGGCAAGCCGGATGACCTGGCCCTGGTCGAGCTTCTCGACGGAGACCTGAGCGACGACGCCCGGTGCGCCGAGGCGCTGCGTCTGATGCGGGCCCACCCGGCGCTGGAGCAGGCCCGCAGGGACACCGTGCGGTACGCGGAGGAAGCCCGGGCCTCGCTGGCGCCGCTGAAGAAGTGCTACGCGAAGGCAGCGCTCGAGGAACTGTGCGGTGCCGTTGTGCACCGCGTGGGCTGA
- a CDS encoding carboxylate--amine ligase — MASRRTSFTADRDVPGLIVKIGNYPLHHGGVGAIRSLGRLGVPMYAVTEDRWTPAAQSRYLQRAFVWPTTGTEDPERLVDGLLGIGRLIGRPTVLIPTDEEAAVLIAEHRAALCGPFLFPRVAPELPRRLASKRGLHELCVEHGVASPAAAFPDSYADVEDFAAHALFPVVAKNREAFVRRSRPAVIGTTRVPDAESLLALARRWGDRPGVILQEYLPREEAEDWIVHAYFGADAEPLALYTGVKVRSWPPHAGMTARAYVVDNPELARIAAQFVKEIGFSGIADLDLRYDRRDGQYKLLDFNPRMGAQFRLFENAAGVDVVRAQHLHLTGRPVPGGGQRTGHRYVVEHIDLPALAAYRHSGYTTPHAPARANGTELAWLAGDDLRPLLAMLARLTVPGARHLYQLWRSTTRGGAAVK; from the coding sequence GTGGCGAGCCGCAGGACTTCGTTCACGGCCGACCGGGACGTACCCGGTCTGATCGTGAAGATCGGCAACTACCCACTGCACCACGGCGGTGTCGGCGCGATCCGCAGTCTCGGAAGACTCGGGGTCCCGATGTACGCCGTCACCGAGGACCGCTGGACGCCCGCCGCGCAGTCCCGCTATCTGCAAAGGGCGTTCGTCTGGCCGACCACCGGAACGGAGGACCCCGAGCGGCTGGTCGACGGTCTGCTGGGGATCGGGCGTCTGATCGGCCGGCCGACCGTGCTGATTCCGACCGACGAAGAGGCCGCTGTCCTGATCGCCGAGCACCGTGCCGCGCTCTGCGGGCCCTTTCTCTTCCCGCGGGTGGCACCGGAGTTACCCAGGCGGCTGGCCAGCAAGCGCGGGCTGCACGAGCTGTGCGTGGAGCACGGGGTCGCGTCGCCGGCCGCCGCCTTCCCCGACTCGTACGCCGACGTCGAGGACTTCGCCGCGCACGCGCTCTTCCCGGTCGTCGCCAAGAACCGCGAGGCGTTCGTCCGCAGGAGCCGGCCCGCCGTCATCGGCACCACCCGCGTCCCGGACGCGGAATCCCTGCTCGCCCTCGCCCGGCGCTGGGGTGACCGGCCGGGAGTGATCCTCCAGGAGTACCTGCCGCGGGAGGAGGCGGAGGACTGGATCGTGCACGCCTACTTCGGCGCGGATGCCGAGCCGCTGGCGCTGTACACCGGGGTCAAGGTGCGGTCCTGGCCTCCGCACGCCGGGATGACGGCCCGCGCGTACGTGGTGGACAACCCCGAACTGGCGCGGATCGCGGCCCAGTTCGTGAAGGAGATCGGTTTCAGCGGGATCGCCGACCTCGATCTCCGCTACGACCGGCGCGACGGGCAGTACAAACTCCTCGACTTCAACCCGAGGATGGGCGCCCAGTTCCGGCTCTTCGAGAACGCGGCCGGCGTCGATGTCGTACGGGCGCAGCATCTTCATCTGACGGGGCGTCCGGTGCCGGGGGGCGGGCAGCGGACCGGTCACCGCTATGTCGTCGAGCACATCGATCTGCCCGCACTGGCCGCATACCGCCACAGCGGCTACACCACCCCGCACGCGCCCGCCCGGGCGAACGGCACCGAACTGGCCTGGCTGGCCGGGGACGATCTCCGGCCGCTGCTCGCCATGCTGGCGCGGCTCACGGTGCCGGGTGCCAGGCATCTGTACCAGCTCTGGCGCAGCACCACCCGCGGTGGCGCCGCGGTCAAGTAA
- a CDS encoding CocE/NonD family hydrolase — translation MSGTEVRLRIDFPYETRREDVWIPLTDGTQLYARIWRPLTDEPVPALLEYLPYRLSDWTAPQDCQRHPWYAGHGYASVRVDVRGHGNSTGLAGDEYDAQELADGVAVVEWLAEQPWCTGRVGMFGICWGGFNSLQIAALAPEPLKAVVTVCSSDDRFDNDVHYMGGSVLAVDMHAWAAAMLTHVSRPPDPAQVGSVWRDMWLNRLEAVDPFIHTWLAHQTRDAYWKHGSICEDYSAVRTPVLAVGGWHDPYRDAVLRLVERLDPALVRGLIGPWSHQYPDRGLPPGPAIGFLQETLRWWDHHLKDQDSGVMAEPMLRCWISRSHPPATTYRELPGRWVGEPSWPSPNVTPVSYGLQGDPMVVNSPQHTGLDAGRFYPYGNDSDLPPDQRDEDAKSVCFEFPVRQTPIEILGRPSVHLTVTCGVHTGQVAARLCDVAPDGSSTLVTRGALNFSARQDRSRADAWEPGTTEVLAFELNGIGHTFPPGHRIRLAVSSAYWPWIWPQPDTARGWTLDPAASTLELPVRARTTDDHITFDEPEEAEPLGVIVPEPHGDRPGRRVVRDVAEGTWRLEVDPGYGGTRIYPDGLEYTEDVQDTYTINESDPLSARAHSDWAVRLHRPETGWDVRVETHSGISCDAYDFITKNEVVCREGADVVFRRSWEKRIPRTAG, via the coding sequence TTGTCAGGAACAGAGGTCCGGCTCCGGATCGACTTCCCTTACGAGACGCGTCGTGAGGACGTCTGGATCCCCCTGACGGACGGCACCCAGCTGTACGCGAGAATCTGGCGCCCGCTCACCGATGAGCCGGTCCCCGCGCTGCTCGAATATCTGCCGTACCGGCTCAGTGACTGGACCGCCCCGCAGGACTGCCAGCGGCACCCCTGGTACGCGGGACACGGGTACGCCTCCGTACGGGTGGACGTGCGCGGCCACGGCAACTCCACAGGTCTCGCGGGGGACGAGTACGACGCGCAGGAGCTCGCCGACGGGGTCGCGGTGGTGGAGTGGCTCGCGGAGCAACCCTGGTGCACCGGCCGGGTCGGCATGTTCGGGATCTGCTGGGGCGGCTTCAATTCGCTGCAGATCGCGGCCCTCGCACCGGAGCCGCTGAAGGCGGTCGTCACGGTCTGTTCCTCCGACGACCGCTTCGACAATGACGTCCACTACATGGGCGGTTCGGTGCTGGCCGTCGACATGCACGCCTGGGCCGCGGCCATGCTCACCCATGTGTCGCGGCCGCCGGACCCGGCCCAGGTCGGGTCCGTCTGGCGGGACATGTGGCTGAACCGGCTCGAAGCCGTCGATCCCTTCATCCACACCTGGCTCGCCCACCAGACGCGCGACGCCTACTGGAAGCACGGCAGCATCTGTGAGGACTACTCGGCGGTCAGGACCCCTGTCCTCGCGGTGGGCGGCTGGCACGATCCCTACCGGGACGCGGTCCTGCGACTGGTGGAGCGGCTGGACCCGGCTCTGGTCAGGGGCCTGATCGGCCCCTGGTCGCATCAGTATCCGGACCGGGGTCTGCCGCCGGGCCCGGCGATCGGCTTTCTTCAGGAGACCCTGCGCTGGTGGGACCACCACCTGAAGGACCAGGATTCCGGGGTCATGGCGGAACCCATGCTCCGCTGCTGGATCAGCCGGTCGCACCCTCCGGCCACCACCTACCGGGAGCTGCCCGGCCGCTGGGTCGGCGAGCCGTCCTGGCCCTCCCCGAACGTCACCCCGGTCTCCTACGGGCTTCAGGGCGACCCGATGGTGGTCAACTCCCCCCAGCACACCGGCCTGGACGCCGGACGGTTCTACCCGTACGGCAACGATTCCGATCTGCCGCCGGACCAGCGGGACGAGGACGCGAAGTCCGTCTGCTTCGAATTCCCGGTCCGCCAGACCCCGATCGAGATCCTGGGCCGCCCGTCGGTCCATCTCACGGTGACCTGCGGCGTCCACACGGGCCAGGTGGCCGCACGCCTCTGCGATGTGGCGCCCGACGGTTCGTCCACCCTGGTCACCCGAGGCGCGCTCAACTTCTCGGCCCGCCAGGACCGGTCCCGCGCGGACGCCTGGGAGCCGGGCACCACCGAGGTGCTGGCCTTCGAACTGAACGGCATCGGCCACACCTTCCCGCCGGGCCACCGCATCCGGCTCGCGGTCTCCTCCGCCTACTGGCCGTGGATCTGGCCCCAGCCGGACACGGCCAGGGGCTGGACCCTCGACCCGGCGGCCTCCACCCTCGAACTGCCGGTACGCGCGCGCACCACCGACGACCACATCACCTTCGACGAGCCCGAAGAGGCCGAGCCGCTGGGCGTGATCGTCCCCGAGCCGCACGGCGACCGGCCCGGCCGGCGGGTCGTGCGGGACGTGGCGGAAGGCACCTGGCGGCTGGAGGTCGACCCTGGCTACGGAGGCACCAGGATCTATCCGGACGGCCTGGAATACACCGAGGACGTGCAGGACACCTACACGATCAACGAGTCGGACCCGCTGTCCGCACGCGCCCACTCGGACTGGGCGGTGCGGCTGCACCGGCCGGAGACGGGCTGGGACGTGCGGGTCGAGACCCACTCCGGCATCAGCTGCGACGCGTACGACTTCATCACGAAGAACGAAGTGGTGTGCCGGGAGGGCGCCGACGTGGTGTTCAGGCGGTCATGGGAGAAACGGATTCCGCGGACCGCGGGATGA
- a CDS encoding ABC transporter ATP-binding protein → MPTATTTATTATAEAVIETRALTKRFRGGRLAVDHLDLTVPRGSVFGFLGPNGSGKTTTIRMLMGLIEPTSGSARLLGHPMPRAARTVLPRVGALIEGPALYGFLSGRDNLVRYDCADPEADPRTRRDRVETALERVGLGPAAARKARAYSLGMKQRLGLAAALLQPRGLLVLDEPTNGLDPQGMREIRTLVKELAGDGTTVFLSSHLLDEIEQVCTHVAVMAGGRLITQGPVGDLAARGRLAVATPDPGDAARVLKGLGVVDVVVAENRVTGELPSAETDLADLNAALVRADVRVRAFGVERASLEEAFVALTGEGFDVAG, encoded by the coding sequence ATGCCGACCGCCACCACCACCGCAACGACGGCCACCGCGGAAGCCGTCATCGAAACCCGCGCCCTCACCAAACGCTTCCGCGGCGGCCGGCTCGCCGTCGACCATCTCGATCTGACGGTGCCCCGCGGCAGTGTCTTCGGTTTTCTGGGACCCAATGGTTCCGGCAAGACCACGACCATCCGCATGCTGATGGGGCTCATCGAGCCGACATCGGGCTCCGCCCGTCTCCTCGGCCACCCCATGCCCCGGGCCGCCCGCACCGTGCTGCCCAGGGTCGGTGCGCTCATCGAGGGACCGGCGCTCTACGGCTTCCTCTCGGGGCGCGACAACCTCGTCCGCTACGACTGCGCCGACCCGGAAGCCGACCCGCGTACCCGGCGGGACCGGGTGGAGACCGCGCTCGAACGCGTCGGGCTGGGGCCGGCCGCGGCGAGGAAGGCCAGGGCGTACTCGCTCGGGATGAAACAGCGGCTCGGTCTCGCCGCCGCACTGCTCCAGCCGCGCGGACTGCTGGTCCTCGACGAACCGACGAACGGGCTCGATCCGCAGGGCATGCGGGAGATCCGGACCCTGGTCAAGGAACTGGCGGGTGACGGCACCACGGTGTTTCTCTCCTCGCATCTCCTCGACGAGATCGAGCAGGTCTGCACCCATGTGGCCGTGATGGCCGGTGGCCGGCTGATCACCCAGGGGCCGGTGGGCGATCTCGCGGCCCGTGGGCGGCTCGCCGTCGCCACACCGGACCCCGGCGATGCGGCCAGGGTGCTCAAGGGATTGGGTGTCGTCGACGTGGTCGTCGCCGAGAACCGGGTCACCGGTGAACTTCCCTCCGCCGAGACCGATCTGGCGGATCTGAACGCCGCCCTCGTGCGGGCGGACGTTCGCGTCAGGGCCTTCGGCGTCGAGCGGGCCTCCCTGGAGGAAGCCTTCGTGGCACTCACCGGGGAGGGATTCGATGTCGCAGGCTGA
- the fahA gene encoding fumarylacetoacetase, which translates to MPEQSPLDLPEGDPFGPHNLPYGVFSTREEPGRRRVGVRIGDHVLDAGAAAVALGSPYSRLLAHPSLNPLLAAGRTAWRDVRRALTAWVTVPAHRADIEPLLHPLSAVTLHLPYEVADYVDFYASEHHATNVGRIFRPDSEALTPNWKHLPIGYHGRSGTVVVSGTDVVRPSGQRKAPSDPAPVFGPSVKLDIESEVGFVVGVPSRRGTPVTLADFREHVFGLQLLNDWSARDIQAWEYVPLGPFLGKSFATSVSAWVTPLEALDAARTAPPAREFPLLPYLDDASAEEPGGFDLRISVSVNGHQVSAPPFSGMYWTAAQMLAHTTVNGASLRTGDLFGSGTVSGPAADQRGSLLELTWNGTEPLGLPEGKRTFLEDGDEVTMTAWAPGPDGTRVGLGDVSGRIVPAP; encoded by the coding sequence ATGCCCGAGCAGAGCCCGCTCGACCTTCCCGAAGGCGATCCCTTCGGTCCGCACAATCTGCCCTACGGGGTCTTCTCCACCCGGGAAGAGCCCGGCCGGCGCCGGGTGGGTGTACGCATAGGCGATCACGTACTGGACGCGGGCGCGGCGGCAGTCGCGCTGGGGTCGCCGTACAGCAGACTGCTGGCGCACCCCTCCCTCAACCCGCTGCTCGCGGCGGGCCGAACGGCCTGGCGCGACGTACGGCGCGCGCTGACCGCCTGGGTCACCGTCCCGGCGCACCGCGCGGACATCGAGCCACTGCTGCACCCGCTGTCGGCCGTCACGCTGCACCTCCCCTACGAGGTCGCCGACTACGTCGACTTCTACGCGAGCGAGCACCACGCGACGAACGTCGGCAGGATCTTCCGCCCGGACTCGGAGGCGCTGACCCCCAACTGGAAGCATCTGCCGATCGGTTACCACGGCCGCTCGGGCACCGTCGTCGTCTCCGGCACGGATGTCGTGCGCCCCTCGGGCCAGCGCAAGGCGCCGTCGGACCCGGCGCCGGTCTTCGGTCCCTCGGTCAAGCTCGACATCGAGTCGGAGGTCGGTTTCGTCGTCGGCGTCCCGTCCCGCAGGGGCACCCCGGTCACGCTGGCCGACTTCCGTGAACACGTCTTCGGCCTGCAACTCCTCAACGACTGGTCGGCGCGCGACATCCAGGCCTGGGAGTACGTTCCGCTCGGCCCCTTCCTCGGCAAGTCCTTCGCCACCTCGGTCTCCGCCTGGGTGACCCCGCTGGAGGCCCTGGACGCGGCGAGAACAGCCCCGCCGGCCCGTGAGTTCCCGCTGCTGCCCTACCTCGACGACGCATCGGCCGAGGAGCCGGGCGGTTTCGATCTGCGCATCTCGGTGTCGGTCAACGGGCACCAGGTCTCGGCGCCGCCCTTCTCCGGCATGTACTGGACGGCCGCCCAGATGCTGGCCCATACGACGGTCAACGGGGCCTCGCTGCGTACCGGTGACCTCTTCGGCTCGGGCACGGTCAGCGGACCGGCAGCGGACCAGCGCGGCTCCCTTCTCGAACTCACCTGGAACGGCACCGAACCGCTCGGCCTCCCCGAGGGCAAGCGGACCTTCCTGGAGGACGGTGACGAGGTCACCATGACGGCCTGGGCGCCGGGCCCCGACGGCACCAGGGTCGGCCTCGGCGACGTGTCCGGAAGGATCGTGCCCGCACCATGA
- a CDS encoding LolA family protein: MAPNDSAQDTEEATDLSAGRRKAARYLVPAAVAGVAAVTIGLVPALASSGDPSLPKITAQQLIEKIAASDTQQLSGTVKVNTDLGLPSLGGMTGSFLSGRSGGGKGGESASPDSKLMELASGSHTLRVAADGPDKQRVSILDPAAEYSLIHNGQQTWAYDSKSNQVYHSRESGRTAHSAPKSGAGKLPATPKALADEALKAAGPTTSVSVDGTSQVAGRDAYQLLIKPKQSGSTIGSIRVAVDAKTGTPLKFTLTPSGGGKAAIDAGFTRVDFGKPAASAFTFTPPKGAKVTEGDARKAPEGNRNPAERGGFDGLNVIGKNWTSVARLDTGSGQGIGGAADAAGKGKGAAGAQQFLDSLGDKVSGKFGSGMIFHTRLVNALLTDDGQVFVGAVDKGTLVRAADSAK; this comes from the coding sequence ATGGCACCGAACGACAGCGCACAGGACACCGAAGAGGCCACGGACCTTTCGGCGGGCCGCCGGAAGGCGGCGCGCTATCTCGTCCCGGCCGCGGTGGCGGGGGTGGCGGCGGTGACGATCGGTCTCGTACCGGCGCTCGCCAGCTCGGGCGACCCCAGTCTACCGAAGATCACCGCGCAGCAGCTCATCGAGAAGATCGCCGCGTCGGACACCCAGCAGCTGTCCGGCACCGTCAAGGTCAACACCGACCTGGGCCTTCCCTCGCTCGGTGGAATGACCGGTTCGTTCCTGTCCGGCAGGAGCGGCGGGGGCAAGGGCGGGGAGAGCGCATCGCCCGACAGCAAGCTGATGGAGCTCGCGTCCGGCTCGCACACCCTGCGCGTGGCGGCCGACGGCCCCGACAAGCAGCGGGTGTCCATCCTGGACCCGGCCGCCGAGTACAGCCTGATCCACAACGGGCAGCAGACCTGGGCCTACGACAGCAAGTCGAACCAGGTCTACCACTCCAGGGAATCGGGCAGGACCGCGCACAGTGCGCCGAAGAGCGGCGCCGGCAAGCTCCCGGCCACACCGAAGGCGCTCGCCGACGAGGCCCTGAAGGCTGCCGGGCCGACGACCTCGGTGAGCGTCGACGGCACGTCGCAGGTGGCCGGCCGGGACGCGTATCAGCTGCTCATCAAGCCGAAGCAGTCCGGTTCGACGATCGGTTCGATCCGGGTCGCGGTGGACGCGAAGACCGGTACCCCGTTGAAGTTCACGCTCACCCCCAGCGGTGGTGGCAAGGCCGCGATCGATGCGGGCTTCACCAGGGTCGACTTCGGGAAGCCGGCGGCCTCCGCCTTCACCTTCACACCGCCGAAGGGCGCGAAGGTCACGGAGGGCGACGCGCGGAAGGCACCTGAGGGCAACCGGAATCCCGCTGAGCGGGGCGGCTTCGACGGCCTGAACGTCATCGGCAAGAACTGGACTTCGGTGGCCCGGCTCGACACGGGCAGCGGCCAGGGAATCGGTGGCGCAGCGGACGCCGCGGGCAAGGGCAAAGGCGCTGCTGGAGCGCAGCAGTTCCTGGACTCGCTCGGAGACAAGGTGAGCGGGAAGTTCGGTTCGGGGATGATCTTCCACACCCGGCTGGTGAACGCGCTGCTCACGGATGACGGGCAGGTGTTCGTGGGCGCGGTGGACAAGGGGACCCTGGTACGGGCCGCCGACTCGGCGAAGTAG
- a CDS encoding 4Fe-4S dicluster domain-containing protein, producing MPLAPQRADVPVTIDDSKCIDGCTLCVEMCPLDSLAINPDSGKAYMHVDECWYCGPCAARCPTGAVTVNMPYLLR from the coding sequence GTGCCTCTGGCCCCCCAGCGCGCCGACGTGCCCGTGACCATCGACGACTCGAAGTGCATCGACGGCTGCACCCTCTGCGTCGAGATGTGCCCGCTCGACTCCCTGGCGATCAACCCCGACAGCGGCAAGGCCTACATGCACGTGGACGAGTGCTGGTACTGCGGCCCGTGCGCCGCCCGCTGTCCCACCGGCGCGGTCACGGTCAACATGCCCTATCTGCTCCGGTGA